The Xylophilus rhododendri region CATCAGCTCGGGGGTGAGGGCATCGAGCTTGAGGTTGGGCAGGTTCAGGCCTTCGCGGAAGGCGGCGAGCAGGGCGGCGGTGTCGGCGTTGCCGGCCGAGGGTGCGTAAGACGGGGCTGCGGCGGGGGCCGGTGCCGGCTGCGGGGCGGGTGCCCAGGCGGCAGGGGCCGGGGGCGCTGCCACGACGGGGGGCGGTGCCGGGGCTGCGACCGGTTCGGGGGCGAAGCTGGCCATGGCCGCTGCCACCGGTGCGGCCATGGGCGCGGCGGCACCGAAGCCGGCGAGCGGATCGAAATCGGCCGGGGCCGAGCCGAAGGCGGCCATCGGGTCCAGGCTGGCGGCCGACGCGGGCGGCTCGATGGCGGCCGGTGCCGGCGCGGCCTGCGCGGGGCGGGCCATGGGGCGGATGACGGTGCGGCCTTCGCTCTCCGGCTGGTCCCAGGAAAGCACGGCGCCCACCGGGATGGCGGCGGGCGGGCGGGCCGCGGGCTGGGCGGGCGCGGGGGCCGGGCGGTCCACGGCCGGCGGCGGCAGGAAGGGGCGGTGCAGGTCGGAGAGGTCGTCCTGCACCGTCTGCGAGCTGGCCAGGGGCACGGCGCCGAGCGACTTCATCGGGTCGGCGCTGGCGGCCATGTTGGGCGCGACCATGGGCGCGTCCAGCAGGGAGTTGGCCAGCGGGTCGCCGCCGCTGCTGGCGCCCAGGCCGAAGAGGGCGTCGAGCGAGTTGTCCTTGTTGGCATTGCCGCCGCTGCCATGCAGGTCGGGGATCAGCGGCGCGGGCGCGGCGGCGCCGCTGTCCAGGCCGAACTGGCCGGCGTCGCCACGGCCCAGGGACTGGGCGAAGTCCTGCGCGGGCGGCCGGGCCGATGGGGGCGGGGGCGCGAAGGGGTTCCAGTCGTCGGGAATGCCGCCGAGCGACGAGGGTGCGGGCGCGGGTGGCGGCGCGAAGGCCGGTGCGGGGGCCGGCGAAGATCCGCCGCCGAACGCGGCCAGCGGATCGAACAGGCCCGGGCTGCCGCCTGCGGCCGGCGCACGGGCACCGGCGGCGGGGCCCAGCAGGCCGGCGAACGGGTCGTCGCTGGCCGCACCCGCGGCGGCGGCGGCCTGCTGGCGCACTTCGAGCACGAAGCCGCCGATCTGCACCTTGTCCCCCGCCTTGATCGCCATCTCGCGGCCGCTGCCCAGCGCCTGGCCGTTGACCAGGATGGGGTTGCTGCCGCGGTCCACCACCGCATAGCCGCCGTTGCGGAACACGACCTGCGCATGGACCCGCGAGATGGCGCGGTCCGGGTCGGGCAGCACCAGCTGGTTGGTGTCGGCCCGGCCGATGGTGCCGCCCAGCTCGTCGAAGCTGGCGGACAGGGGGCTGGGCGATGGCCCGCCGTTGAGGGAGATGACGCTGAGGGTGATCACGGTGTCTTGTCCTTGGACAAAAGAGGAACGGGGCGGCGGTGGAGGTCAGCGCAGCACATACAGCTTGCCCTCCACGGCGGCCAGTCGGACGGGGAAAGAGCGGCTGGTGCCGGCTGCATCGGGCGCGGTGCGCAGGGCGGCTTCGCCGCTGGCGTCCAGGCATTCGAGCAGGCGGCCACCGGCCAGCTTGCGCAGGAAGAGGCTGCCGGCATCGAGCGGCAGGAAGGCTGGCGGCCCTCCGTCGGCCAGGCTCGCCAGATGGCGGCGCAGGCGTTCGGTGCTCTCGTCCACCGGCACCTGGTAGGCGGCGGCGAGTTCGTCGGTGCGCAGCCGGGCGGCGCCGACGAAGCTTTCGATATTGCCTTCGGCCAGGTCGCGCGCCAGGTTCTGCAGCAGGGCCAGGGCCTGGGCGGCCAGGGCGGGTGTGGGTTCGGCCAGGGGGGCGTCCAGCCAGCGCCAGCGCGGGAAACTCACAGGCAGGGCCACGTCCTGGGTGACGCTCACCGGCGCCTCGTAGGGCAGGCCGGCGACGGGCGCCCAGTCGAGCTGGGCCAGGCAACGCGAGGCGGATTCGTCGGCCGCATTGCCGGCGCGTGGCAGCAGGATGGCCAGCCGGGCGGATTGGAGGCCATCGGCCTTCAGCGCCAGCGGCGGCGGCAGGGCCTGGTCGGGCGGCGCGGCGGCCGGCCGGGGCCAGACCACCAGCTCCAGCCGGTTGGCGCCGGCGATGGTGTATTCGTGCACCGGCACGATGGCGCGCGGCCGGGCGGCATCGACCCGGGCCACGGCGATGCCGTTGATCCAGGCCTCGGCCTCGCAGCCGACGGCGTCGAGTTTGATGACAAGCAGGCGTTCCATCAGCCCAGGCTCCAGTCCAGCAAGGACATGGCCGGCAGCAGGGGCCGCAGGCTGGTTTGGCTGCCGAGCAGCGGGTCGTGCACCCGCAGGGCCACCGAGACCGGCTCGATGGCCAGCTGGCAGAACCACTGCAGGCCGCCGGCCGGCGCGGGCCGCAGGCCGCAGCTGCCCACCAGCGCGCCGGCCACCGGGCCGGTGGCATCGGCCAGGGCGGCGGTGTCGCCCTGGGCCAGGGATTCCAGTTCCAGCACGAAGGGCAGGCGCAGCGCCGTCTGTGCCGGGGCGATTGCCGCCGGCAGGTCGGTGCCGGGCAGGCGTTCGAAAGCCACTTTGAGCGGCGCGCGGCCGGCGCAGTGCAGCGACAGGCGGCTCTGCGAGCCGAAGAGGTTCAGCTCGCCCTGCAGGCGCAGGTCGAGCTGGCAGGCGACGAGGTCCAGCACGCCGGCCACCCGGAACACCGGCGGCTGGGCCAGCACGGCGCCGTTGGCGGCGCTTTCCGCCCAGCCCCAGGTGATGCCGGCGCTGCCGGCCAGCACTTGGGGCTGGGCCTCCATGCGGCCGCGCAGCACGCCGCTTTCGCGCTCCCAGGCGGTGGCCAGGCGGGCCAGGCCTTCGGCCAGCTGGCGGTCGAGGTCGGCCAGGCCCGCCTGCCAGCGGGAGGCGTCCAGCGCCAGGCCGTCGCGTTCTATGCGGTAGAGGGCGGGCGGCGATGGGGGCGG contains the following coding sequences:
- the tagH gene encoding type VI secretion system-associated FHA domain protein TagH, coding for MITLSVISLNGGPSPSPLSASFDELGGTIGRADTNQLVLPDPDRAISRVHAQVVFRNGGYAVVDRGSNPILVNGQALGSGREMAIKAGDKVQIGGFVLEVRQQAAAAAGAASDDPFAGLLGPAAGARAPAAGGSPGLFDPLAAFGGGSSPAPAPAFAPPPAPAPSSLGGIPDDWNPFAPPPPSARPPAQDFAQSLGRGDAGQFGLDSGAAAPAPLIPDLHGSGGNANKDNSLDALFGLGASSGGDPLANSLLDAPMVAPNMAASADPMKSLGAVPLASSQTVQDDLSDLHRPFLPPPAVDRPAPAPAQPAARPPAAIPVGAVLSWDQPESEGRTVIRPMARPAQAAPAPAAIEPPASAASLDPMAAFGSAPADFDPLAGFGAAAPMAAPVAAAMASFAPEPVAAPAPPPVVAAPPAPAAWAPAPQPAPAPAAAPSYAPSAGNADTAALLAAFREGLNLPNLKLDALTPELMRLVGSLLHESASGTVDLLVARAALKREVRAEATMIVAQKNNPLKFSPSAEVALQHLLSPTMRGFMDPAPAMRDAYNDLRAHQFGFIAGMRAALAGVLDRFKPAELEGRLTQRSGLRSLLPGSKKAAMWEVFTEHYAQISTEAEDDFHSLFGKAFLKAYEEHIAQLQHKDPP